From the genome of Solanum pennellii chromosome 6, SPENNV200:
GTGTTTTCCAGTGCGTAATGAATAAATAGTTTCATGAATAGATTGTACTTATTTGTAGTTGGGGATAGACTTTCACGTTCAACTAGATAGATtaacttgtatttctttattgttgttttattcTATTATTGCTATTGTTTTTTTGAAACTTATGGCTTTGCAATGATGAATTTGTTGTCTTCATATATGTGTCGTGTGTTTGCGCCTCACATAAACTACACCATAATTGGAAATGGACAAATAACAAGATATAGATCATACATCATTGCCAAAGTAGTGCTTAATCGCCATAGAAGCATAACCCTTGATTTCATCAATTAatccttcaaattttgaaagggCGGATGGGAGTATACATGGACGATTCAGggattcatcaaaatcaaaactcTTTTAAGATACATAAAAACAAGATATGAGAACTACAATAGAGTCAAAAGGTTTATATTTTAAGGCATAATAGTTCATCATTTGAATTTTGAGTTATCTTAACAAAGAGAgtaaaatataatctcaaattCAATAGTTGCTTGTTACAACAATAGAATGTGTTGTTCATGCAACATATTTTGTCATATACAAAAGTTATGCATGCACATATACATGTGAAATTCCAATATCATAGAGATGGTAAGAATGAACATACATTGCTCCCGTTTACTTAAGAAAGGGCGGAGAGAGACGAGTGAGATAAGGCAAAGAGTGAAGAGAtgtgaattatatatatgttctaaTATCATATAAAGGGTAGGAATGAACATACATAGCTCTAGTTTACTTGAgaaagggaggagagagacaGGTGAGATAAGGCAGTGAAGAGatctgaatatatatatatcagataattgcatgtgtctatgttagaacttaagaatttttttagtgTCACACGACTGTATTATATTGTAAGTAGTAAACAATGTTAGGGGTGTAAATAATTTTCATGCTATATTTATAGACGATTCAAgattttatttgtcaatttcTCTATTTAGGATTgtgttctatgatgtttggatTGTATTGTGAGTAATGTTTGTTTGATGTAATTAACCAGTTGGACGGTAGTGTCATAAAATTGTCATTGTAGTGAATTAGTATTACTAATAAActtgtcttcttttttttttttttaattacaagaGAAATTTATAATTGTTATCTTTTGAGTGTGCTTTTATGCAGTATCTCACAAACCAAGTCGTGTAAATCACTACTAATAAATTTGTCTtatgaaacaaaaaagaaaaataaatatattgcaCAACACAAAATGGGCAAATAACAAGTTACATTTTGtcccattttctttttttccttcagTACCACCCCACAAATAGTCTCTACACTGAGGAATgtaaaatattgtattattaaTAGAATAATTTTTGGATGatatcttttttaatatttaaaagtaaaGACAAAATCTAAGGgttgattttcaattttcaaatacatGCTCTGCACAGAATAGTACGATTAATCTTtcattcaataataatatttgagCGGCTGTCCTTATCGATATTTTCATTGAATTAATTAcaaaaagataatataataatattttcatacgaaaaaatcaaaaagtttTTCACTATTTTAACATAAGTTTGTTCTGTCATCATACGTTTTATCGATGAACTGGTTTGATAAAAAATGAGTAGAAAACTTATGTTGCTTGCTATTAGGATTGAGTGCATCATTTATAGATTGCTTAgatcaattaactcaagttGTAACATATTAAATAGGTTAAAGATCACTTTCGATAAATCTCCCAAAGTCATGACACCAATTAATTGAACTTATGACATTAATATAATGAAGATTGATAGTGAACCCAAACATGTCAACGTAGATTGTttcaacacataacaacatAACTTGtatcataagaaaaataattttgcaaatttAATACTATCtctttaattaacttattttcttGGTTGACTTTTGAAGAACTCCTAATTAATTCACTTCAAGATACAACATAATACAGATTCTCAATCACAACCTTGACTTACCCATGCATGTGAAACATGTCTCATATGATCACAAAATGCACTATGAGATTTATCTACACAAACCGATAGATAACTGACGTGATATATGATTCAACCATTAATTATTTCAAGCTTAGACACACCACCCTACTCATTCCTAAATTTCTTTAGACTTCACCTTACTAAGATTCCATCTGATCTGGCCTAGCCTAGAATTTTGAGTCTCTACGTATAAgcaacaaattataaaaaaaaaataaaaatcaatcaTCTAGGAGTTTTTTAGCGATGGATTAGCTATGAAAATTTTGGCATGTATTATTCTAATTCaaatgtaaaatataataatatgtttAGTCAATCTTTATACAAGCAAGTATAATGCCTTCttatcccaatttttttttactctgTTTGGTATTGTTTGTCGTGGTACGCTTTTTTCGAAAggtaatttaactatttttttaaagttaaattagatcatattaattcaatattttaaacaaaaaaattatatattgtaaaactatatgaaaaatactataaattgcaattttttccACATTAACATGATGAAATgatacatcttaaaatattagtcaaagtttttataagttGACTCTAagaaatagaaatcatgacaaataatacgGGAGTAACGGAATGATACATTTACAAGACTTTATTCATTGAACCATACTATTGGTCCACGTGTCAAGTATACAATGACCAACTCCTCCCTTCCCTTCTATAAAAACCCCCCAAAACTTTCTTATTAACTTCACCAAAACATCAATTACTTGCTTGATTAGTTTTTCTGAAATACtctctattattattattattaagtctttcaaattcaaaaatttataatgtCTGGTTGTGGTTCTAACTGTGGTTGCGGTTCTAGCTGCAGCTGCGGCAACGGTGGAGGGTAAggcaaaaatattttcttttagggTTTCAaccaaatttatgaaatagaaataaatttgatggtACGTACAAATATGTACCACGTATGTATAcaataatatacaataatatacacatatatatagttCAAGTCgagaataataaatataagttatgATAGTTCTATTATCTCAATTTGTTGCAGGTGCAGCATGTACCCTGATTTGGAGAAGTCCACTAACCTTACCATCATCGAGGGAGTTGCACCTATGAACAAGTAACTATTACTTTATTTTGTTGTGagtttttagttttatatatgtatttatggtctaaattctaaaatatataatatgattagttgacttataaattatgataaagtAATTAAGTTCAAGTAATATCAATCAAATgtaaaaggatttttttttttcactatcATGTTCCTTTTACCTTGTTTATATATGGTGTGGGAGAAAATTCTCCCCTCCTAAGCTAGCTAATGTGGTTGATAAGTTAGGCCAACGAtgcatatctttttttatatggtatcagagttatgtcttatttaatttattatttcattccAATGATTTTATCATCCACGCTCTAGATGTCCAATTCTAAAAGTCGGTTATTGAGTCCACCAATGAATTAATAAAGGCTACTTGGTCTACTTATATGGTCTTAAACAATAGCTTCCTAATGAGCTATCTTTTGGGGTTATTAATTAgatcaaaattcatttttatatacaCCAATCATAGCAGGTAATCTTTGTTCTATTTTCAAGATTACAAAATCTCACTTTTCTCGAGAGTAATGTGTTGTATCTTAACTTTTGTAACACAGATTTTATATCAAtacataaaaatagaattttacaCAAATCTCATAATGTTAAGAGTTAATTACATCATATCtctattctttttcaaattacaaaaatccgTGAAATTTTGTTGAATTCGAATACATCGCTTTTCTCGTGTCCCGATTTCAGATACATCCCAATACATCGCGTCTCGATATTGGATACATCACTCAACGTCTCGATATATGGCATAAAGTAATGTACACTTTATCCAACCGATACATTGCATAAAGTAATGTATTTGAGAATAGGAGAGTgggaatttttgtaattttttcaaatgataaatttttttttttagagaatatgataaaataagttgtgtatctagataaattttcttataaattaaaGGCAAGGtattacaaatataataatcaataaatgGGAAAGTTggtaaaaatgacaaaatatcacaagttaatttattttgtatgatCAAATTTGCAGCAAAGCAATGGCTGAAGGATCAATTGAGAAAGCAACAGAAGGAGGAAATGGGTGCAAGTGTGGATCAAGCTGCAACTGTGACCCTTGCAACTGTTGAAGTGCTTTCACTATATggacatgaaaataaataaattgtgtttttatgtatttattatcAAGTGTGTTATGTAATATTGTgttgtataataatttgaataagACTATAGTCATGTAATTAATAGTGTGGGATGATACTATACTCTCATGGCTTTTGTGTTTTGgttatttaatttgatgtttGTTTGAAGGAGGCTTATTATCTTAGCTATAACATAAACCTTATTGATGtgcaatatatataagtttatcTCCTTCATTCTAacatttgttccttttttaaaGTATTATGTATTTTGATGTTATGTAAATTCAGAATTTAGAATTAGTACGTTCAGGTATTTGTATGCGTctatatatttgttgttttaaaaatatatatgattcgGAGAATTTACTTTATCTTAAATtctttattattacttttttatgtaatttgttatttgttccttttaatgTTGATGAAATCAAAATCTAGAATAAGTAATTCTAACGGAAAAGCAATAGGTATAATTAGTTAGAACCCAACTTGTCCTAAACTTATCTCAGTTGATAGAAGTGCAAATAAtagcaaaagaaaaatatatagcTCAAGATCGTTAATTAAGATCGGAAGACTCAACTAAAGAACAAGAAGCTAGAAGGGAGaaacaatatttttgtataaaagaaCTTGATTATAGAAAAAGACTATTTGATTTGAGTTGTTCTTGGTTGCTTACATATGACTAAGTTCACGCCTATTTATACTTGTATAGGCATGCTACTAGAAATTATTCTAAATTACatctataaaaaatatctaaatatccTTATCTTCTAACTATGTAACAAGAATCtagatatttctatattttactataaatatttaattatttacaaCATCTAAATTTTTTCTTAAGTAAATTATCTAATATATTTACTCTATAAAATTCTAGAAGTTCTACCGAATATCTAAGATATTTTTGTACCTCCAGACAATCAACTTTGATTTTCCACAAGAAGCTACAACACTTTACAGTCTAGTggctatttttttatattatatatttagtttCGCAAATAAAccacttgtatatatatattgaaggGATATTTAATTTCTTAGTGTTATTTAAGGCTTTAATAAATTGAATTCGGTCATTTCCGTTGCATATATTACAAAAAGgttaattatatacaaatagcGTAAAGAAATTTACTTAAATCAATTAAGGAGTGGCAAACCATTATGGTGTAGTAATTTTCGTTAATATAGTAAAGGCACtctccataaaaaaaaaaattatttaaattcgagtgcaaaatttctatttttgtatttaatattcGAATACGTGAGCACTAGCTCATTCGAGATGTCTAAAGCCAATTAAAAACATCGAAAATTATTAGACCACAACAACCTATTACATCAAAAGTGGCTAAAATATGTTATCGTCTAGaagggaaaatatttttcaagtacaTCATCTTCAAATATATGACTAGATATAAAGTGACATATTGTAATAGTACGAGGGATAAAATACTGTACTAATAGAATAATGTTTTGATGAtatctacttttttttaatattaaaaagtaaaaaacaataTCTAAgagttgattttttattttcaattttcaaatacatGTTGTGCACGAAATGACACGACAATCTAACTAGTTTCCTTGTGATAATtgacaattaatttttattataaacttACATTACaagttttaatataaaagaCTGAATGACAGCTATATTCGATATACATaagataattaataaaaaaaaagtttgactaattaagaaggaaaaaacaagagaaaatgaaaattatcatAATGCGTGAACAACCCTTAAATCCAACTCAAACTACATTAGGGATAAAGAAACGCCAGTAAAGTTACATCGCTAACTTGGTAGCAAAATTTCTCCTGAACTTGGTAGCAAAATTTACTTTAGCACTAATTTTACGAGTAATTATTTATCGCCTAATTTCTTTTCAAGTAAATTAAAATACTCACAAACTGCTGacatgacaagtaaaaatattGAGGCGCCTAAAcatcaaaaattaaagaaaaaaaagaataagtgGATcccaattattttcattttatccaataatcttttttcttcattttcttcataCCTACCACCACCAATCTTTAGTACCACCAACCCCAACCCCACCTCCCCGTCCCTtcatcttcctcacactcaatCCACCCCTCCCGCCCTCAACCACCACTTGCActatcttttcttcttcttcgatCCCCCCTCCCCCAAACGAACCTCCACTCCtaccctttttatttcttttcgaATCTCGGTGCTTCacacttttcttctttttattctttttctttgttgaacttttcatattttttcaccTTCTTCAAAACGCCTCATCCCACCGtcatttcctttaatttctatcaataaacctaaaaaatgtgatgaataagaaaaaataggaAAGTCATCAATTTGTTCTTgcttcaaattaaaattaatctttATGGAAAGGTTTGAATGTGATGAACTTGAAACTATTTTCAATGAAACtctacaaattttttgtttcaaaaaaaaaaaaattagttgtcattatttatttgttttaattttgtgtCTTAAAAATTGAGTGTTCTTATGAgaatgattttgaaattttgaatatctttcgattaatttttttttgagattatttttattataatcatggattaattcttattttttgagattttttttactttctaaaattgtgaataaataaaaagaaacaaaaaagaattaaaaatcaaaatataaatatgtttaatgTGATGCTGATGTGGCAATGACGTGACTCTGATGTGGCGCTGACGTATCAATGACATAGTGCGTGTGGAATGCACTTGCTATTATGAGACTGGTATTGTAATATTAGGGTGTATTTTAATTCACTTGAAAAGAGATTAGGGGGTAAATAATTACTCGTAAAGTTAAAGTGCTAAAATGAATTTTCCCGCCAAGTTCAGGGGGAATTTTCCGTATTTTTTCTGTAAGTAAAATACTCAATATAGCTTGCACGCATGACAACAACAATGGCTGCTTGTAGGAGCTAATTTGATAGAATTATTAAGTTTTTAGATATGTTTGGTAAAACTCAGCTTCAACTTGTTATCGAGATCACAAATGACCCGAAGGACAGATATATTCATACATTATCGTACACACGATAGAGGAATATTAGCTGACACAACTAATACTATTTCCACGTGGAATGCGACTATTGGACCTAGTAATTTAGGGCTCAAGTAGAACCTCACCATATGGACATAGTGTTTTAGGGCTCAAGGGCCATTGGACGTAGTATTTTAGGATTCACCTTTGACCATCCCAGATAACTTCAAATCTGAAGCAAATGATTGAGAACAACTACTCTCCTCAATGCCGAGCAAGTTAAGATCAGCTATACATCGAATGAATCCTCAGTATTCATGTTGCTCCCATTAAACGCATCTCAAAATCcaatataacaataatataccCAGTATAATTTCACAAGTGGAATCTAAAGAGGGTAATGTGTACTCAAACTCTACCCCTACCTTGGGAGGTAGAGAGattgtttccgatagaccctcAGGCATGACAATTATTGGGAAAGATTAGGTAAATTGTAGATCGAGTTAAACGTAGTCAACTAGATACTAAGAACAGTGTCTTTAGCAGCTTGGTAAGTAAATTTATGTGAGATAATTAAGGAACTCAGAAGCAGTAGCAACAGCACCTCCTGTAATGGCATCCATTACAATCTTATCTCTGTTGTTGTTGCTTGCAGCAGATACGAGAGCTCCTGTCAACGCGCCCCCAATCATAGCATTCTTCTGCAAACAGAGTAAACAAAATGAATCGACTTGTTTTTCAGAAAAGAAAGTTCAAAATCTTCAACCTTCTTTCAGTAGGACCGGTGAATATTAACACTCGTCCAATACATAGAATGAATGTACGATGGTCAGTACTAGTGAAAATTACACCTCGTTACAAAATTAACTATGTAAGCTTATACTTCGCATATATAAGTATAGGCAATCAACTTCCATCCGTTGagcaaattaaatataaaattgcaATACAAATTACCCAATCTTTGGTTCCACGAATTCTCTCCGTTCCATACTCCACTCCAGCGTATACCCCAGCAACAGTCCCTGATTATAGAGACAACAATTGTTACATAATCCACTTGAAATTTCAACAAATTAGGAAACTAACAATTTCTTTCTACTCACCCCAATAAGCACCTTCTTTACACATTTTCTTCAACTGCAACCAGAGGTAAATTCAGTTAGAACGAAACAAGCAAGTTGGGCGATCCGTTTTTTTTCAGTCAACGTTATTAAATCGCTCCCAACAGCCACTTATGTTCTGTGGTGAATAATTGAAACATTGTTGGAGCAGAGTATAAGACAAAATGCTGCTCTTACCCCGAAACTTTACTAAAAAACAATTTCAGGTCCAGATAAGCTATCTTTTTAAGATAAACAGGACAATTTGGTTTAACCAAAGCTAGGACTAAAGTTTGCTACGTTGTAGATGGTAAAAACTTTGGCTACAACTTTTGTTTACTATGCATAAATTGATGTTTGAGTGATAAGCCAACAAAGCAACATTTCAGGGGCATCACATAGAACGGATTGAACTATCTAGTCCCAGGTAGAGGAAAACTAGCCGAGCTATACAGTTGAATACAGAGGACATACGTAGGAGCCTGTAATTGGTACGCTAATCAATAGGAATAAGGGTATGATTTTGTATGGCTAAAACATATCTTTTACCTCCTTCATCAGGACTGAACTTATCAGCAGACACATTGTCAGGTAAAGAAGACTACACTACTCGAGAGAGATGCATATGATAAATACGGTAGAGAAATGTTATCCCTAGGACGGAAAGAATGATAGAAATTTGAGACTTCATAAATTATTCGAAAACATCTCCCTTATATAGAACAGAATAAACAACAATCAACTAGAATTTTGCACAAATATAGTAAATGATGTAACATTATTTAAGGCATGCTCACCGATTTCTCAAAGTTGTGACTCGAAACACTACCTGCAAAGACCATGTCGATTGCAAAACAGTGAGCTGAATAGACTgactatttctatatataaaatcCTGTAACTTAATAACTTAGGAATTTACACTTTACCATaacatgagaaaaaaaatcaaagaacaaAATTAGAATATTGGATTTTTACCTCAACTATTAATAGTGATGATGCTTAGTGTAGACATTGGATTGAAACAGTAAAAGCATCAACCTTTACCAAACAAATCAACAACTATGACTATTAAGGGTGTGGCCTAGTGATCAATGAAGTAGGTTGAGAACCATAAAATCGAAGGTTCAAATCTCAACAAAAGCTAAAAAACACTAGGTGAACTTTTCTCATATGTGCTAGTCTTGGTGACAGAATTTCCTCCAACCTTTTGCTGGTGGGAGGTGGACACATGGAATTAATCAAGGTTATCAAAAGCTGGCTTGATCACCACggtaatcataaaaaaaataaaaaaaatacaacataacCAGAAAAACAGTATGGGGTAATTAAATCTGTCTATACAAGTCCATGTAATGTAACATAGGTCATATTTTAGTCACTCCAAACACAATCGATATTCCATACACAATCAATATTCCCTCTAATTACTTATCTACTTTCCTTTGTtcttatttacttgtccattttcaTGTCCCTAAGTACTTGTCCACTTTGCTCtatccctaattacttgttcacTTTGCTCTATTCCTAATCATTTGTccactttgtttttttttttgtcgtTCCTAATGACTTGTTCACTTTTcgttgtccctaattacttatCCACTTTCCTCTATCTCTAATTACTTATCCACTTTGCTCTGTCCCTAAATACTTGTCCACGttacttttttttagttatttttaattacttgtccacttcTCCCTATTCCTAATTACTGGTCCATTTTCTTCGATCCCTAGTTATTTGTCcactttacttttattttgataaaactttttgaaaatcttaagcAAACATTTAAGTAAAACGATAAGTAAGTGTTGCAATCCAAAAGGTGGACAGGTAATTAGGGACAGATGAAGTACTAATTAAAGATAtgattaatttgaaattggataTTCAAGAAATGGAATTAGAAGCAATAAAAATCAAACCTCTAGCGACTATCCCATAAGTTTCTTCAGCAACAGTTTTGGTAGCAGCAACCTAAAATTAGGATAAAAATTAAGCAAACCCATCTTCACAAGatcgaaaacaaaaaaaaaatgaaaaaaatgaaaatgaaaatttacagTGCCGATCTTCAAGAAAGCATCAACAGTGTGATTTAGAAAAGGGTTTCCCAAATCAATGCTTAGATCCACTTTAGGAGAAATCAATGATCCTGAAAATCGACTCTGaggcattttttttttttttgcttcctATTTTCTACACTCACTccgatttttcttttttatcagTTTTTGTTTCTTTCGCCTTTTTTCGAATTTCGATGCATGCAAATACCAATGTttgtgtctaaataaaaatagtatgcataattatatgatgttatgtaaATCTATTGTATGACTTAGGAAAAATTACTTGAAACAtacaatttatttgaaaaattataaaaaattatgttatctTCTATTTTCAATACGCCACATTATGTGATATATTCAAAATCGaaatatgatatattaaaaagttaaataatgtATCTGAAATCAAAATGTGatgtatttgaatattttgaatgTATACGAATTTTGCCAAGTTTaagagatttttgtaattttttttaaaaaactgaaGTAGTATGCAATTAGCTATTACCAAGTTTCTTAACACTATAAAATTGgattcaatatttttcattgtgtatgatatgaactatgaaTATGTAAATGAATAGatgagttttttaaaaatattaagtaactattcattttaaaaattatttagtaaatatatatttatattattaataaacgGATGAGTATACATTATTTGTTAGACTAtgggttatatatatatacctaatacaccattatttcaaatatcaaaagtcaatttaaATCGGctctaaaatattaatatacacccaaaaaaatttgaaaagctATTTATACCTCTGATATTCTTCAAACATTATAAGTTTGCAAAATAACAATGTATCAACTTCATATAAAGTGTACTATAATATTCTTGAGATGTTTATACTAATATTTacactatttatataaaattacataaatattattcGAACTTATACGAGCAATAAAATTGTCTCATACAACTTAAACTCTCTTAATTGGGACACATTTTAACGGAAGAAATGCACTTAACAATGTAGCATATAATTATTTGCCATGTGTTTGCATTAAATATCGTAAACATATCCATCATCAAGCAATGACAAGGATCACATGTTACTATCATAATAGTTGACAATTGACACTAACGGCGCATAACATATCCATTATTAAGTTTTGAACCATCTGTATAATCAATCTATATTCATGTATCAATGAGATATATAATATGTTCGATATATACTTTCTACGACTTACGAAAAGCTAAAATATGTGGTTTTAATCCTTTTCTTTTCCAACGATCTCTATCGGATAGATTTGAGAGgcaatatgaaaaagaaattaataaaaagcgCTAAAAGGGTCTAATCAAATTCCATGAATCACAATACATTAAGCTACACTAAATATCAAACATTAATAATGAATATCAAGAAGTAACACATCAAAAGGTTGCACAAGACTAATAAACAgaccaaaaatataaaaaatacatcaCTTACACATCTAAGTACCTActaaaaatcttcttttttcCCCCACAAATTCCGTGAAATATTCAATT
Proteins encoded in this window:
- the LOC107021356 gene encoding outer envelope pore protein 16, chloroplastic, producing the protein MPQSRFSGSLISPKVDLSIDLGNPFLNHTVDAFLKIGTVAATKTVAEETYGIVARGSVSSHNFEKSLKKMCKEGAYWGTVAGVYAGVEYGTERIRGTKDWKNAMIGGALTGALVSAASNNNRDKIVMDAITGGAVATASEFLNYLT
- the LOC107021776 gene encoding metallothionein-like protein type 2; its protein translation is MSGCGSNCGCGSSCSCGNGGGCSMYPDLEKSTNLTIIEGVAPMNNKAMAEGSIEKATEGGNGCKCGSSCNCDPCNC